A stretch of Larus michahellis chromosome Z, bLarMic1.1, whole genome shotgun sequence DNA encodes these proteins:
- the LOC141735719 gene encoding uncharacterized protein LOC141735719: MALRGLALAFLLVLAPRLPAGIQKDPGPRNQGEAKEAETCQRPQWDPRLWLTPDRENYKKNEEVMLSCPKDFQPSFTHIKCSGEVQSIGHGKSVYREAWRGRDSSGAWIRIQSTVECLEDFQVVPGTLEISSTSIKLNWTCRAPEICQHMRATCRLAVPSSPPCESEEVKGEEMLHGQEGTLTCPPLQPYTVYSVTISLAPSTVLYTQLFTTKETVPDKPKKLWLDPNTGSLSWEPLPSCKGKIIGYQLNITARRAQDGSFLEFKQVMVNQSVTQYTPPRQAPGSKYTVTVQGLTVAGAGSASLLEFQTYVSGQHLGLWPGMVVPVVVVVLVLVALSAGILWFVLSRRRKALPSKAEEDHYTELQPYENLDNYCVVKDTLLTGENAGKGVQAGETFPQTLAVLESSGDSQSSVGEEKMGRIDENTICTPESLTATPRAL, encoded by the exons ATGGCCCTGCGAGGGCTGGCTCTGGCCTTTCTCCTGGTCCTTGCCCCTCGGCTGCCTGCAGGGATACAGAAGGACCCTGGCCCCAGGAACCAGGGGGAAGCCAAGGAAGCAG AAACGTGCCAAAGACCCCAGTGGGATCCAAGACTCTGGCTGACACCAGACCGGGAGAATTACAAGAAGAATGAAGAAGTGATGCTGAGCTGCCCTAAGGATTTCCAGCCATCCTTCACTCATATCAAATGTTCAGGCGAAGTCCAGTCCATCGGTCATGGGAAATCAGTATACAGGGAAGCCTGGCGTGGAAGGGACAGCAGCGGTGCCTGGATCCGCATTCAGTCCACCGTGGAGTGCCTTG AGGACTTCCAGGTTGTCCCTGGGACCTTGGAGATTTCCAGCACCAGCATCAAACTGAACTGGACCTGCAGGGCTCCTGAAATCTGCCAGCACATGCGGGCCACATGCCGTTTGGCCGTGCCTTCGTCCCCTCCCTGTGAGTCTGAGGAGGTGAAGGGAGAGGAGATGCTCCACGGCCAGGAGGGAACACTCACCTGTCCCCCTCTGCAGCCCTACACTGTCTACAGTGTCACCATCTCCCTGGCCCCCAGCACAGTCCTGTACACACAGCTCTTCACAACAAAGGAAACAG TGCCGGACAAACCGAAGAAACTGTGGCTGGATCCCAACACAGGGTCCCTCTCATGGGAGCCACTGCCTTCATGCAAAGGGAAGATCATCGGATACCAG CTGAACATCACGGCGAGGAGAGCGCAGGATGGCAGCTTCCTTGAATTCAAGCAGGTGATGGTGAACCAGTCTGTCACTCAGTACACGCCGCCTCGTCAGGCACCTGGCAGCAAATACACGGTGACAGTGCAGGGCCTTACGGTGGCTGGTGCTGGGTCTGCGTCACTCCTGGAATTTCAGACCTACGTCTCAG GGCAGCATCTGGGCTTGTGGCCAGGGATGGTGgtgccggtggtggtggtggtgttggtgctGGTCGCCCTGTCTGCAGGGATCCTGTGGTTTGTGCTGTCCAG GAGAAGGAAGGCCTTGCCCAGCAAAGCTGAGGAGGACCACTACACAG AGCTCCAGCCCTATGAGAATCTGGATAATTACTGTGTGGTCAAGGACACTCTTCTGACAGGAGAAAATGCAG GTAAAGGTGTCCAGGCTGGGGAGACGTTTCCTCAGACCCTGGCTGTCTTGGAGTCCTCAGGAGACTCTCAGAGCAGTGTGGGAGAGGAGAAGATGGG GAGGATTGATGAAAACACTATCTGCACCCCAGAGTCCCTGACCGCCACTCCAAGGGCTCTGTAG